In the Streptomyces sp. f51 genome, one interval contains:
- the argS gene encoding arginine--tRNA ligase, which produces MASVTSLTASVHQRLADAFSAALPEAGSADPLLRRSDRADFQANGILALAKKAKANPRELATQVVAAVESGEVIQDIEVSGPGFLNITITDRAIVANLAERYADGERLGVPLAENPGTTVIDYAQPNVAKEMHVGHLRSAVIGDAVVQILEFTGESVVRRHHIGDWGTQFGMLIQYLIEHPHELDHKGGEVSGEEAMSNLNRLYKAARTVFDSDEEFKTRARRRVVDLQAGEPETLAMWQKFVDESKIYFYSVFDKLDMEIRDPDVVGESGYNDMLDETCRLLEESGVAVRSDGALCVFFDDVKGPDGNPVPLIVKKSDGGYGYAATDLSAIRDRVFNLKADSLIYVVDARQSLHFKMVFETARRAGWLNDDVNAHQLAFGTVLGKDGKPFKTREGETVRLVDLLDEAIDRATAVVREKAEKVGLSEREIEENGRYVGIGAVKYADLSTSAVRDYKFDLDQMVSLNGDTSVYLQYAYARIRSIFGKAGDRTPVAHPELELAPAERALGLHLDRFGETLEEVAAEYAPHKLAAYLYQLASLYTTFYDQCPVIKPAPAQEVAENRLFLCDLTARTLHQGMTLLGIRTPERL; this is translated from the coding sequence ATGGCCTCGGTCACGTCCCTCACCGCTTCCGTCCATCAGCGCCTCGCGGACGCCTTCTCGGCAGCTCTGCCGGAGGCCGGTTCCGCCGACCCGCTGCTGCGCCGAAGCGACCGGGCCGATTTCCAGGCCAACGGGATCCTGGCGCTGGCCAAGAAGGCGAAGGCGAACCCGCGCGAGCTGGCGACGCAGGTCGTGGCCGCGGTCGAGTCGGGTGAGGTGATCCAGGACATCGAGGTCTCCGGGCCCGGGTTCCTGAACATCACGATCACCGACCGGGCGATCGTCGCGAACCTGGCGGAGCGGTACGCGGACGGTGAGCGCCTCGGCGTGCCGCTCGCGGAGAACCCGGGCACGACGGTGATCGACTACGCGCAGCCGAACGTGGCCAAGGAGATGCACGTCGGCCATCTGCGGTCCGCGGTGATCGGTGACGCGGTCGTGCAGATCCTGGAGTTCACCGGCGAGTCCGTCGTGCGCCGGCACCACATCGGCGACTGGGGCACGCAGTTCGGCATGCTCATCCAGTACCTGATCGAGCACCCGCACGAGCTGGACCACAAGGGCGGCGAGGTCTCCGGCGAGGAGGCCATGTCGAACCTGAACCGGCTCTACAAGGCGGCGCGGACCGTGTTCGACTCCGACGAGGAGTTCAAGACGCGGGCGCGGCGCCGGGTGGTGGACCTCCAGGCGGGTGAGCCCGAGACGCTGGCCATGTGGCAGAAGTTCGTGGACGAGTCGAAGATCTACTTCTACTCGGTCTTCGACAAGCTGGACATGGAGATCCGGGACCCGGACGTGGTCGGCGAGTCCGGCTACAACGACATGCTGGACGAGACGTGCCGCCTCCTGGAGGAGTCGGGCGTGGCGGTCCGCTCGGACGGCGCGCTGTGCGTGTTCTTCGACGACGTGAAGGGCCCGGACGGCAATCCGGTGCCGCTGATCGTGAAGAAGTCGGACGGCGGTTACGGCTACGCGGCCACCGACCTGTCGGCGATCCGTGACCGGGTCTTCAACCTGAAGGCCGACAGCCTGATCTACGTCGTGGACGCGCGGCAGTCCCTGCACTTCAAGATGGTCTTCGAGACGGCGCGCAGGGCCGGCTGGCTGAACGACGACGTCAACGCGCACCAGCTCGCCTTCGGCACGGTGCTGGGCAAGGACGGCAAGCCGTTCAAGACGCGTGAGGGCGAGACGGTCCGGCTGGTCGACCTGCTGGACGAGGCGATCGACCGGGCGACGGCGGTCGTGCGGGAGAAGGCCGAGAAGGTGGGTCTGAGCGAGCGGGAGATCGAGGAGAACGGCCGGTACGTCGGCATCGGCGCCGTGAAGTACGCGGACCTGTCCACCTCGGCGGTGCGGGACTACAAGTTCGACCTGGACCAGATGGTCTCGCTGAACGGCGACACGTCCGTCTACCTCCAGTACGCGTACGCCCGTATCCGGTCGATCTTCGGAAAGGCGGGTGACCGTACGCCGGTTGCCCACCCGGAGCTCGAACTGGCCCCGGCGGAGCGGGCGCTGGGTCTGCATCTTGACCGGTTCGGGGAGACGCTGGAGGAGGTCGCGGCCGAGTACGCCCCGCACAAGCTGGCGGCGTACCTGTACCAACTGGCCTCGCTGTACACGACGTTCTACGACCAGTGCCCGGTCATCAAGCCGGCCCCGGCGCAGGAGGTCGCGGAGAACCGCCTGTTCCTCTGCGACCTGACGGCCCGCACCCTCCACCAGGGCATGACCCTGCTGGGCATCAGGACACCCGAGCGTCTCTGA
- a CDS encoding SAM-dependent methyltransferase translates to MSGDALGQDPAELRRRIDTTKAHPARVYDVLLGGKDHYPVDRNAAAAALAANPRGYLDVRHNRDFLRRAVTALAEEGGIRQFLDIGTGLPTQENVHQIAQRITPDARVVYVDNDPVVLAHARALLTSGPEGRTDYIDADLKEPKRILEQAAETLDFGQPVALVLVAVLHFVEDAEAYPIVRALVDALPSGSRVVVSHLTEDLNAENVRAVQRTYTERGFTFVLRSRAEVERFFTENGLILDEPGVVPAHHWRPDGNAPAPEPADPAFLATLDAIDKVRHLGIGDVTDADINVYVATGVKP, encoded by the coding sequence ATGTCCGGTGACGCCCTCGGCCAGGACCCCGCCGAGCTGAGAAGGAGGATCGACACCACCAAGGCGCACCCCGCCCGGGTCTACGACGTCCTTCTCGGCGGCAAGGACCACTATCCCGTCGACCGGAACGCGGCCGCCGCCGCGCTCGCCGCGAACCCGCGCGGCTACCTCGACGTCCGGCACAACCGCGACTTCCTGCGCCGGGCCGTGACCGCGCTGGCGGAGGAGGGCGGCATCCGGCAGTTCCTGGACATCGGCACCGGACTGCCCACGCAGGAGAACGTCCACCAGATCGCCCAGCGGATCACCCCGGACGCGCGGGTCGTGTACGTCGACAACGACCCGGTGGTCCTGGCCCACGCGCGCGCCCTGCTCACCAGCGGGCCCGAGGGCCGTACGGACTACATCGACGCGGACCTCAAGGAGCCCAAGCGGATCCTCGAACAGGCCGCCGAGACCCTCGACTTCGGGCAACCGGTCGCCCTGGTGCTCGTCGCGGTCCTGCACTTCGTCGAGGACGCCGAGGCCTACCCGATCGTGCGCGCGCTCGTCGACGCGCTGCCGTCCGGCAGCCGTGTGGTCGTCAGCCACCTCACCGAGGACCTGAACGCCGAGAACGTCCGCGCGGTCCAACGGACGTACACCGAGCGCGGGTTCACGTTCGTCCTGCGGTCGAGGGCCGAGGTCGAGCGCTTCTTCACCGAGAACGGCCTGATCCTGGACGAGCCCGGTGTCGTCCCCGCCCACCACTGGCGCCCCGACGGCAACGCCCCGGCCCCCGAGCCCGCCGACCCCGCCTTCCTCGCCACGCTCGACGCCATCGACAAGGTCCGCCACCTCGGCATCGGCGACGTCACGGACGCGGACATCAACGTGTACGTCGCCACGGGCGTCAAGCCCTAG
- a CDS encoding PLP-dependent aminotransferase family protein: MTVAEPATATAPVPPLAARATAIGGSPVRDILAVTARPEVINFAGGLPAPELFDADGIAAAYRDVLAEEPERALQYSTTEGEPTLRAALADRMSARGLPTGPDDVLVTTGSQQALSLLATALLEPGDTVLVESPCYLAALQAFAFAGARVVAVPGDDEGIDPDALAELVVGERPKLLYTVPTFQNPTGRTLPAGRRAAVARAAAAHGLWIIEDDPYGELRFEGERVPWIASHDGAGDRTVLLGSFSKVMAPGLRLGWLRAPAALRRACAVAKQAADLHTPTVNQLAAARYLADRDLDSHVARVAAVYRERRDAMLAGIGAALPAGSTWTRPEGGMFLWARLPEPYDTTALLRQVVDQGVAYVPGAPFYAGTPETSTLRLCFVTQTSEEIAEGLRRLATGLRK; the protein is encoded by the coding sequence GTGACCGTCGCCGAACCCGCCACCGCGACCGCACCCGTGCCCCCGCTCGCCGCGAGGGCCACCGCGATCGGCGGTTCGCCGGTACGGGACATCCTCGCGGTCACCGCACGCCCCGAGGTGATCAACTTCGCGGGCGGTCTGCCCGCCCCCGAGCTGTTCGACGCGGACGGCATCGCGGCCGCCTACCGGGACGTCCTCGCCGAAGAACCCGAACGGGCCCTCCAGTACTCGACGACCGAGGGCGAACCGACACTGCGGGCCGCCCTCGCCGACCGCATGAGCGCGCGCGGACTGCCGACCGGGCCCGACGACGTCCTCGTCACCACCGGCTCGCAGCAGGCACTGTCGCTGCTCGCCACCGCCCTGCTCGAACCCGGTGACACCGTCCTGGTCGAAAGTCCCTGCTATCTGGCGGCACTTCAGGCGTTCGCCTTCGCCGGAGCGCGCGTGGTGGCCGTGCCGGGCGACGACGAGGGCATCGACCCCGACGCCCTCGCCGAACTCGTGGTCGGGGAACGCCCGAAGCTGCTCTACACCGTGCCGACCTTCCAGAACCCGACCGGCCGCACCCTGCCGGCCGGCAGGCGGGCCGCCGTCGCCCGCGCCGCCGCCGCGCACGGCCTGTGGATCATCGAGGACGACCCGTACGGAGAACTGCGCTTCGAGGGCGAGCGGGTCCCCTGGATCGCCTCCCACGACGGCGCCGGGGACCGGACGGTCCTCCTCGGCTCCTTCTCCAAAGTCATGGCACCCGGCCTGCGGCTGGGGTGGCTGCGGGCGCCCGCCGCACTGCGGCGCGCCTGTGCCGTCGCCAAGCAGGCCGCCGACCTGCACACCCCGACCGTCAACCAGCTGGCCGCCGCCCGCTATCTGGCCGACCGCGACCTGGACTCCCACGTGGCCCGGGTCGCGGCCGTCTACCGCGAACGGCGGGACGCCATGCTCGCGGGCATCGGCGCCGCCCTCCCGGCCGGATCCACCTGGACCCGCCCGGAAGGCGGCATGTTCCTCTGGGCCCGCCTCCCCGAGCCGTACGACACCACAGCCCTGCTCCGCCAGGTGGTCGACCAGGGCGTGGCCTACGTCCCCGGAGCCCCCTTCTACGCGGGCACACCGGAGACGTCGACCCTCCGCCTGTGCTTCGTCACCCAGACGTCGGAGGAGATCGCCGAGGGGTTGCGCCGGCTGGCGACGGGCTTGCGGAAGTAG
- a CDS encoding helix-turn-helix transcriptional regulator, whose product MAGDEFAELLRELKERSGLSYGALAKRLHVSTSTLHRYVNGDAVPADYAPVERLARVCRADPQELVELHRRWVLADALRGRKGAGAGPEGIAPQSAAPEGEGEGEGSGSAAPGAETGPRAERPADDDQGTGETTETEEVDAEEAAPVGRGRSRRRRTLVLAAVGAVVATAAVSGALGVRIGSGGGHDDSGGKAVALGVPSATGLRKTGAANGAEHGSPSPSASHKGGPKASVSSIGGPVDPAGGGGDATAGQGADADGAGAPTVVTDAYKFEDPCSQHYLVNRPAPQVPPPPGESDARGWVAALGAVPGGEQMIALTVQGTGKATVVLKELHVRVLDKNAPLAWNDYAVGVGCGGHVDTKSFTVDLDAGRPAVGVKGGQRNFPYKVSESDPEVFYIIAGAQAHDVSWYLELDWSSGARSGTVRVDDHGKPFRTSGNVGRPAYNHPLGSSEWQTAPPPG is encoded by the coding sequence GTGGCGGGGGACGAGTTCGCGGAACTGCTTCGGGAGCTGAAGGAGCGGTCCGGCCTCAGCTACGGGGCGCTCGCCAAACGGCTGCACGTGAGTACGTCCACGCTGCACCGGTACGTCAACGGGGATGCCGTACCGGCGGACTACGCGCCCGTGGAGCGGCTGGCGCGGGTGTGCCGGGCCGACCCGCAGGAGCTGGTGGAGCTGCACCGGCGGTGGGTCCTCGCGGACGCGCTGCGCGGGAGGAAGGGTGCGGGCGCCGGTCCGGAGGGCATCGCTCCGCAGAGTGCCGCTCCGGAGGGTGAGGGCGAAGGCGAGGGCTCGGGCAGCGCGGCGCCGGGCGCGGAGACGGGCCCGCGGGCGGAGCGTCCGGCGGACGACGACCAGGGGACCGGGGAGACCACGGAAACCGAGGAGGTTGACGCCGAGGAAGCCGCGCCCGTGGGGCGGGGCCGCTCGCGCCGCCGCCGGACCCTGGTGCTCGCCGCGGTCGGCGCCGTCGTCGCGACCGCCGCCGTATCCGGCGCGCTGGGTGTACGGATCGGGTCCGGCGGCGGTCACGACGACAGCGGGGGCAAGGCGGTGGCCCTCGGCGTACCGAGCGCCACCGGCCTGCGGAAGACCGGAGCGGCCAACGGCGCGGAGCACGGCTCGCCTTCGCCGTCCGCCTCGCACAAGGGCGGCCCCAAGGCGTCCGTCTCCTCCATCGGCGGGCCCGTCGACCCGGCGGGGGGCGGCGGCGACGCGACGGCCGGACAGGGAGCGGACGCCGACGGAGCGGGCGCGCCCACCGTCGTCACCGACGCGTACAAGTTCGAGGACCCGTGCAGCCAGCACTACCTGGTGAACCGGCCCGCCCCCCAAGTGCCCCCGCCGCCGGGCGAGTCGGACGCGCGCGGCTGGGTCGCCGCACTCGGCGCGGTCCCTGGCGGGGAGCAGATGATCGCACTCACCGTGCAGGGCACCGGGAAGGCGACCGTCGTCCTGAAGGAGCTGCACGTGCGGGTCCTGGACAAGAACGCACCGCTCGCCTGGAACGACTACGCCGTGGGCGTGGGCTGCGGCGGCCACGTGGACACGAAATCGTTCACCGTCGACCTCGACGCGGGCCGGCCGGCCGTCGGGGTCAAGGGCGGCCAGCGGAACTTCCCCTACAAGGTCAGCGAGTCCGACCCCGAGGTCTTCTACATCATCGCCGGCGCTCAGGCGCACGACGTGAGCTGGTACCTGGAACTCGACTGGTCCAGCGGGGCCAGGAGCGGAACGGTGCGTGTCGACGACCACGGAAAGCCGTTCCGGACGAGCGGGAACGTGGGGCGCCCCGCCTACAACCACCCGCTGGGCAGCAGCGAATGGCAGACGGCACCTCCCCCTGGCTGA
- a CDS encoding DUF4232 domain-containing protein — MSARTTRTSRTRLLAASAIVLTALSLTACGNGNGVRDEGSSAPARPSAGSDGPAAGGDTTAKPAGTGTTTGSGSGSGSGSANGSKGTGTTTGGTGTGGKGSAGGSGGSTGKTGTGTRNVACDASNTRTSATAVSRPLNHLLLTVTNTGSRNCDLTGYPIARFGEAQSVPPVAEETHPQAVVTLAPGESGYAGVLLSSADGSGGNGYTAKTLEVGFGKSRGVTTALPAKGVYVDDKLTVTYWQQTLDAALSY, encoded by the coding sequence ATGTCCGCACGCACCACCCGCACCAGCCGCACCCGTCTGCTCGCCGCCTCCGCGATCGTGCTCACCGCGCTTTCGCTCACGGCCTGCGGCAACGGGAACGGCGTCCGCGACGAGGGCTCGTCCGCCCCGGCCCGTCCCTCGGCGGGGTCGGACGGCCCGGCGGCCGGCGGGGACACGACGGCGAAGCCCGCGGGGACCGGCACGACCACGGGCTCCGGATCGGGCTCGGGCTCGGGCTCGGCGAACGGTTCGAAGGGCACCGGCACCACCACGGGCGGCACCGGCACGGGCGGCAAGGGCTCGGCGGGCGGTTCGGGCGGCTCCACGGGCAAGACCGGCACCGGCACCCGGAACGTGGCGTGCGACGCCTCCAACACCCGTACGAGCGCGACGGCCGTCTCCCGGCCGCTGAACCACCTGCTGCTCACCGTCACCAACACGGGTTCGCGCAACTGCGACCTGACGGGCTATCCGATCGCCCGCTTCGGTGAGGCCCAGTCCGTCCCGCCGGTCGCGGAGGAGACCCACCCGCAGGCGGTCGTCACCCTCGCTCCCGGCGAGTCCGGCTACGCGGGCGTGCTGCTGTCGTCGGCCGACGGCAGTGGCGGCAACGGCTACACGGCCAAGACCCTGGAGGTCGGCTTCGGCAAGAGCCGCGGCGTGACCACCGCGCTCCCCGCGAAGGGTGTGTACGTCGACGACAAGCTCACGGTGACGTACTGGCAGCAGACCCTGGACGCTGCGCTGTCGTACTAA
- the hemB gene encoding porphobilinogen synthase has translation MTKYGSFPGTRPRRLRTTPVMRRMVAETRLHPADLILPAFVREGVSEPVPIGSMPGVVQHTRDSLKKAALEAVEAGVSGIMLFGVPEDEKKDAVGTPGTDPDGILQVALRDVRAEVGDDLLVMSDLCLDETTDHGHCGVLDDQGRVDNDATLERYAEMAQVQADAGAHVVGPSGMMDGQIGVIRDALDQIGREDVAILAYTVKYASAFYGPFREAVGSSLRGDRKTYQQDPANARESLRELALDLEEGADMVMVKPAGPYLDILARVADVSDVPVVAYQISGEYSMVEAAAEKGWIDRDRAILESLTGIKRAGAQNILTYWATEAARGLR, from the coding sequence ATGACGAAGTACGGATCCTTCCCCGGTACGCGTCCCCGGCGGCTGCGCACCACCCCCGTCATGCGCCGGATGGTCGCCGAGACCCGGCTGCACCCCGCCGACCTCATCCTCCCCGCGTTCGTGCGCGAGGGCGTGAGCGAGCCGGTGCCGATCGGGTCGATGCCCGGGGTCGTGCAGCACACGCGGGACAGCCTGAAGAAGGCGGCCCTGGAGGCGGTGGAGGCCGGGGTCTCCGGGATCATGCTGTTCGGGGTTCCCGAGGACGAGAAGAAGGACGCCGTCGGGACCCCCGGCACCGACCCGGACGGGATCCTCCAGGTCGCCCTGCGCGATGTGCGCGCCGAGGTCGGCGACGACCTCCTCGTGATGTCCGACCTGTGCCTCGACGAGACCACCGACCACGGTCACTGCGGTGTGCTCGACGACCAGGGCCGGGTCGACAACGACGCGACCCTGGAGCGGTACGCCGAGATGGCCCAGGTCCAGGCCGACGCGGGCGCCCATGTCGTGGGCCCCAGCGGCATGATGGACGGTCAGATCGGTGTCATCCGTGACGCACTCGACCAGATCGGCCGCGAGGACGTGGCGATCCTCGCCTACACCGTCAAGTACGCCTCCGCCTTCTACGGCCCGTTCCGGGAGGCCGTCGGCTCGTCCCTGAGGGGCGACCGCAAGACGTACCAGCAGGACCCGGCCAACGCCCGTGAGTCGCTGCGGGAGTTGGCGCTCGACCTGGAGGAGGGCGCCGACATGGTGATGGTGAAGCCCGCCGGTCCCTACCTCGACATCCTCGCCCGCGTCGCCGACGTGTCCGACGTACCGGTCGTCGCCTACCAGATCTCCGGCGAGTACTCGATGGTCGAGGCCGCCGCGGAGAAGGGCTGGATCGACCGCGACCGGGCGATCCTGGAGTCCCTGACCGGTATCAAGCGCGCCGGCGCCCAGAACATCCTCACGTACTGGGCGACCGAAGCGGCCCGCGGCCTGCGTTAG
- a CDS encoding CU044_5270 family protein, translating into MDDLSLVRGLGADRDGPSDRARAVAFARLTSAIGEETGDGGTALARQRPLSRRLVFRAAIAATGTAAVAGTTLFAIRAGGTRLTALNAAQVLRRAADRSRVDDDGMPIPRDDQYMYSREITHRTYDRGGRKMRLVDECWLSVDGSKPTRYIYDGRIQDDPPLGKHQVQSIPLQYSKLKKWPTDPDELLKWFGHGTAPGGSEEDGLFVYAEACMFLRGPRVLPPGLRAAAFEAVAKLPAVKIDHDRVDALGRHGVGISYPKMAFGLVFDPETYAYLGMFERGHSDKNGGFSQVRAVVAQGVVDRIGQRPTARDTDRTTPSASAAPSQSQSPSPSPSDATSAPASPSPASSSPSAAPTPSAPSSSPSATSASPSPAGATPRRSPPTSG; encoded by the coding sequence GTGGATGACCTCAGCCTTGTACGCGGCCTCGGGGCCGACCGGGACGGACCGAGCGACCGGGCGCGGGCCGTCGCCTTCGCCCGGCTGACGTCCGCCATCGGTGAGGAGACCGGTGACGGGGGCACGGCGCTCGCGCGGCAGCGTCCGCTGTCGCGGCGGCTGGTGTTCCGCGCGGCGATCGCGGCCACCGGCACCGCGGCGGTGGCCGGCACGACGCTGTTCGCCATCCGCGCCGGCGGAACGCGGTTGACCGCGCTCAACGCGGCGCAGGTACTGCGCAGGGCCGCGGACCGGTCACGTGTGGACGACGACGGTATGCCGATCCCCCGCGACGACCAGTACATGTACTCCCGGGAGATCACTCATCGGACCTACGACAGGGGCGGGCGGAAGATGCGGCTCGTCGACGAGTGCTGGTTGTCCGTGGACGGCTCGAAGCCGACCCGGTACATCTACGACGGCAGGATCCAGGACGACCCGCCCCTGGGCAAGCACCAGGTGCAGTCGATCCCCCTCCAGTATTCGAAGCTGAAGAAGTGGCCGACCGATCCCGACGAGCTCCTCAAGTGGTTCGGGCACGGCACGGCCCCGGGCGGCAGCGAGGAGGACGGCCTGTTCGTGTACGCGGAGGCGTGCATGTTCCTGCGGGGCCCCCGGGTTCTGCCTCCGGGTCTGCGGGCCGCAGCGTTCGAGGCCGTCGCGAAGCTGCCCGCCGTCAAGATCGACCACGACCGGGTGGACGCGCTCGGGCGGCACGGCGTCGGGATCTCCTACCCCAAGATGGCGTTCGGGCTCGTCTTCGACCCGGAGACCTATGCCTACCTCGGGATGTTCGAGCGGGGGCACTCGGACAAGAACGGGGGGTTCTCACAGGTCAGAGCCGTCGTGGCGCAAGGGGTGGTGGACAGGATCGGCCAGCGGCCGACCGCCCGGGACACGGACCGGACGACTCCCTCCGCCTCCGCGGCCCCGTCCCAATCCCAATCCCCGTCCCCGTCCCCGAGCGACGCGACCTCGGCTCCCGCCTCCCCGTCCCCGGCCTCGTCGTCCCCGTCCGCCGCCCCGACCCCGTCCGCCCCCTCCTCGTCCCCGTCCGCTACTTCCGCAAGCCCGTCGCCAGCCGGCGCAACCCCTCGGCGATCTCCTCCGACGTCTGGGTGA
- a CDS encoding RNA polymerase sigma factor, whose protein sequence is MTLSPSVGVPVPRAVTATAVGHDSGGGAGEDGDSDASVIERSWDEPDVFAELFHRYADDIHRYAARRLGTEAADDLMAETFVIAFQRRRRYDLTRPHARPWLYGIVTRLIGGQRRSEARQLRALSRVASRTPSDGSGGEPLAERVTARISAENTRDALTAALAKLPARHRDVLLVIAWGDLDYAEAAEALGIPVGTVRSRLHRARKKLRVALGGSDPTAFREEEEEPRRG, encoded by the coding sequence ATGACCCTCTCACCGAGCGTCGGAGTCCCTGTTCCCCGTGCCGTCACCGCCACCGCCGTCGGGCACGACAGCGGTGGCGGGGCGGGCGAGGACGGCGACTCCGACGCCTCGGTGATCGAGCGGTCCTGGGACGAACCCGATGTGTTCGCCGAGCTGTTCCACCGCTACGCCGACGACATCCACCGGTACGCGGCCAGGCGGCTCGGCACCGAGGCCGCCGACGATCTCATGGCCGAGACCTTTGTGATCGCCTTCCAGCGGCGGCGCCGGTACGACCTGACGAGGCCCCACGCGCGGCCCTGGCTGTACGGCATCGTCACGCGTCTGATCGGCGGCCAACGTCGTTCCGAGGCACGGCAGTTGCGGGCGCTGTCACGCGTGGCCTCCCGGACCCCATCCGACGGGAGCGGCGGCGAGCCGCTGGCCGAACGGGTGACCGCCCGGATCAGTGCCGAGAACACGCGCGACGCCCTGACGGCGGCCCTGGCGAAGCTGCCCGCGCGCCACCGGGACGTCCTGCTGGTCATCGCCTGGGGAGACCTCGACTACGCGGAGGCCGCCGAGGCCCTGGGCATACCGGTGGGCACGGTGCGCTCCCGGCTGCACCGGGCCCGGAAGAAGCTGCGCGTAGCACTGGGCGGGTCGGATCCCACAGCCTTTCGAGAGGAAGAGGAGGAACCCCGCCGTGGATGA
- a CDS encoding DUF4253 domain-containing protein has translation MATLPNPLPRLTADPSGRALGLDLPAGRLIDATNDGPWHEPLLWHAEDRAAPGDWAALSAARTSGLLPVLLDVGGPQRGPEDWELMPGEMSYPGDHDADEVLAEFWEEYAADEPGPDQDYPGKEKVVEIFGEQPGLDETIAPYGPLWPGLAAAGPLAADPEARAAEMADSLAQPGSWLKEPRVALVPARRSADIPAVLGWSGPLNHENDVARLGAVLRSWEDRFGIRVVALTFDQLVLSVAAPPATVAEAEAVAAEHFAFCPDNIAQGDHQTLREYAEHEVLNERVWSFWWD, from the coding sequence ATGGCGACCCTTCCCAATCCGCTGCCGCGGTTGACGGCAGATCCGAGCGGGCGCGCGCTCGGGCTCGATCTCCCGGCCGGGAGACTGATCGACGCGACGAACGACGGCCCGTGGCACGAGCCCCTGCTGTGGCATGCCGAGGACCGGGCGGCTCCCGGGGACTGGGCGGCCCTGTCCGCGGCGAGGACCTCCGGTCTGCTGCCGGTGCTGCTGGACGTGGGCGGCCCGCAGCGCGGCCCGGAGGACTGGGAGTTGATGCCCGGTGAGATGTCGTATCCCGGGGACCACGATGCCGATGAGGTGCTGGCGGAGTTCTGGGAGGAGTACGCGGCCGACGAGCCCGGCCCGGACCAGGACTACCCCGGCAAGGAGAAGGTCGTCGAGATCTTCGGGGAGCAGCCCGGCCTCGACGAGACGATCGCCCCGTACGGCCCGCTCTGGCCCGGCCTGGCGGCCGCGGGGCCGCTCGCCGCGGATCCGGAGGCCCGCGCCGCCGAGATGGCCGACTCCCTGGCACAGCCCGGCTCCTGGCTGAAGGAGCCGCGGGTCGCCCTGGTCCCGGCGCGCCGCAGCGCCGACATCCCGGCGGTCCTCGGCTGGTCGGGTCCCCTGAACCACGAGAACGACGTGGCGCGTCTGGGCGCGGTGCTCCGCTCGTGGGAGGACCGCTTCGGCATACGGGTGGTGGCGCTGACCTTCGACCAGTTGGTGCTCTCGGTGGCGGCTCCGCCGGCCACGGTGGCCGAGGCCGAGGCGGTCGCGGCGGAGCACTTCGCCTTCTGCCCGGACAACATCGCCCAGGGCGATCACCAGACCCTGCGGGAGTACGCCGAGCATGAGGTGCTCAACGAGCGGGTGTGGTCCTTCTGGTGGGACTGA